Proteins encoded in a region of the Rutidosis leptorrhynchoides isolate AG116_Rl617_1_P2 chromosome 9, CSIRO_AGI_Rlap_v1, whole genome shotgun sequence genome:
- the LOC139866966 gene encoding uncharacterized protein isoform X3 produces the protein MESSNSGSFQSSSGAAGGGGGTGATPDIEEYDSRTTTQSTSSFLFNPSANLHNHILQPPSINTTFFNPNQFQDPDSLWTGPVHPNRSNLTKFSNTGNTYHINPPNSRDTNTKTGHGSDHNHQLGVTNKNPKKRTRASRRAPTTVLTTDTTNFRQMVQEFTGIPTAPFTTAAFSNRLDLFRPTAQKLQQLQQQPPFLNSTHPGGNNSSTTTSSYNLPPSSLHEFQKQPSTLMDMQNSMVSFQSLLQSTLSQQSNDLSGYPSSSDKRWIDENEKLEDYEGALSNSQNIGGSNFNSGENVGGSDQFQVR, from the exons atggaATCTAGCAATAGCGGCAGCTTTCAGTCATCAAGCGGCGCCGCCGGCGGGGGTGGCGGCACAGGCGCCACCCCCGATATTGAAGAATACGATTCAAGAACAACAACTCAATCGACTTCTTCTTTCTTATTTAATCCTTCCGCCAATTTACACAACCACATCTTACAACCACCATCCATCAATACCACCTTCTTTAACCCCAACCAGTTCCAAGATCCCGATTCACTCTGGACCGGTCCGGTCCACCCAAACCGGTCCAACCTCACAAAATTCAGTAATACGGGTAATACCTACCATATCAACCCTCCTAACTCTAGAGACACAAACACAAAAACGGGTCATGGATCGGATCATAACCATCAACTGGGTGTAACAAATAAGAATCCGAAAAAACGTACACGAGCTTCCCGGCGAGCACCAACCACCGTGCTCACTACCGATACAACTAACTTCCGGCAAATGGTTCAGGAGTTCACCGGAATCCCCACCGCACCATTCACCACCGCCGCTTTTTCTAACCGTCTCGATCTTTTCCGGCCGACGGCACAGAAACTTCAACAACTACAACAGCAGCCACCATTTTTGAATTCAACTCATCCGGGTGGCAATAATTCTAGTACTACTACAAGTAGTTACAATTTACCCCCTTCTAGTTTACATGAGTTTCAAAAACAACCCTCAACTTTGATGGATATGCAAAACTCGATGGTATCTTTTCAGTCTCTATTACAAAGTACACTTTCTCAACAATCTAATGATTTAAGTGGATATCCGAGTTCTTCTGATAAAAGATGGATAGACGAGAATGAAAAGTTGGAAGATTATGAGGGGGCATTGAGTAATTCTCAAAACATTGGGGGCTCTAATTTCAATTCCGGTGAAAATGTTGGTGGTAGTGATCAATTTCAAG TACGGTAA
- the LOC139866966 gene encoding uncharacterized protein isoform X1: MESSNSGSFQSSSGAAGGGGGTGATPDIEEYDSRTTTQSTSSFLFNPSANLHNHILQPPSINTTFFNPNQFQDPDSLWTGPVHPNRSNLTKFSNTGNTYHINPPNSRDTNTKTGHGSDHNHQLGVTNKNPKKRTRASRRAPTTVLTTDTTNFRQMVQEFTGIPTAPFTTAAFSNRLDLFRPTAQKLQQLQQQPPFLNSTHPGGNNSSTTTSSYNLPPSSLHEFQKQPSTLMDMQNSMVSFQSLLQSTLSQQSNDLSGYPSSSDKRWIDENEKLEDYEGALSNSQNIGGSNFNSGENVGGSDQFQAVR, translated from the exons atggaATCTAGCAATAGCGGCAGCTTTCAGTCATCAAGCGGCGCCGCCGGCGGGGGTGGCGGCACAGGCGCCACCCCCGATATTGAAGAATACGATTCAAGAACAACAACTCAATCGACTTCTTCTTTCTTATTTAATCCTTCCGCCAATTTACACAACCACATCTTACAACCACCATCCATCAATACCACCTTCTTTAACCCCAACCAGTTCCAAGATCCCGATTCACTCTGGACCGGTCCGGTCCACCCAAACCGGTCCAACCTCACAAAATTCAGTAATACGGGTAATACCTACCATATCAACCCTCCTAACTCTAGAGACACAAACACAAAAACGGGTCATGGATCGGATCATAACCATCAACTGGGTGTAACAAATAAGAATCCGAAAAAACGTACACGAGCTTCCCGGCGAGCACCAACCACCGTGCTCACTACCGATACAACTAACTTCCGGCAAATGGTTCAGGAGTTCACCGGAATCCCCACCGCACCATTCACCACCGCCGCTTTTTCTAACCGTCTCGATCTTTTCCGGCCGACGGCACAGAAACTTCAACAACTACAACAGCAGCCACCATTTTTGAATTCAACTCATCCGGGTGGCAATAATTCTAGTACTACTACAAGTAGTTACAATTTACCCCCTTCTAGTTTACATGAGTTTCAAAAACAACCCTCAACTTTGATGGATATGCAAAACTCGATGGTATCTTTTCAGTCTCTATTACAAAGTACACTTTCTCAACAATCTAATGATTTAAGTGGATATCCGAGTTCTTCTGATAAAAGATGGATAGACGAGAATGAAAAGTTGGAAGATTATGAGGGGGCATTGAGTAATTCTCAAAACATTGGGGGCTCTAATTTCAATTCCGGTGAAAATGTTGGTGGTAGTGATCAATTTCAAG CAGTACGGTAA
- the LOC139866966 gene encoding uncharacterized protein isoform X2 — translation MESSNSGSFQSSSGAAGGGGGTGATPDIEEYDSRTTTQSTSSFLFNPSANLHNHILQPPSINTTFFNPNQFQDPDSLWTGPVHPNRSNLTKFSNTGNTYHINPPNSRDTNTKTGHGSDHNHQLGVTNKNPKKRTRASRRAPTTVLTTDTTNFRQMVQEFTGIPTAPFTTAAFSNRLDLFRPTAQKLQQLQQQPPFLNSTHPGGNNSSTTTSSYNLPPSSLHEFQKQPSTLMDMQNSMVSFQSLLQSTLSQQSNDLSGYPSSSDKRWIDENEKLEDYEGALSNSQNIGGSNFNSGENVGGSDQFQVA, via the exons atggaATCTAGCAATAGCGGCAGCTTTCAGTCATCAAGCGGCGCCGCCGGCGGGGGTGGCGGCACAGGCGCCACCCCCGATATTGAAGAATACGATTCAAGAACAACAACTCAATCGACTTCTTCTTTCTTATTTAATCCTTCCGCCAATTTACACAACCACATCTTACAACCACCATCCATCAATACCACCTTCTTTAACCCCAACCAGTTCCAAGATCCCGATTCACTCTGGACCGGTCCGGTCCACCCAAACCGGTCCAACCTCACAAAATTCAGTAATACGGGTAATACCTACCATATCAACCCTCCTAACTCTAGAGACACAAACACAAAAACGGGTCATGGATCGGATCATAACCATCAACTGGGTGTAACAAATAAGAATCCGAAAAAACGTACACGAGCTTCCCGGCGAGCACCAACCACCGTGCTCACTACCGATACAACTAACTTCCGGCAAATGGTTCAGGAGTTCACCGGAATCCCCACCGCACCATTCACCACCGCCGCTTTTTCTAACCGTCTCGATCTTTTCCGGCCGACGGCACAGAAACTTCAACAACTACAACAGCAGCCACCATTTTTGAATTCAACTCATCCGGGTGGCAATAATTCTAGTACTACTACAAGTAGTTACAATTTACCCCCTTCTAGTTTACATGAGTTTCAAAAACAACCCTCAACTTTGATGGATATGCAAAACTCGATGGTATCTTTTCAGTCTCTATTACAAAGTACACTTTCTCAACAATCTAATGATTTAAGTGGATATCCGAGTTCTTCTGATAAAAGATGGATAGACGAGAATGAAAAGTTGGAAGATTATGAGGGGGCATTGAGTAATTCTCAAAACATTGGGGGCTCTAATTTCAATTCCGGTGAAAATGTTGGTGGTAGTGATCAATTTCAAG TTGCATAA